CAAAATCAAGCGGGGCAGCCCACCGATCATGGTCATGATCGTCAGGGAGCTGTGCTTGCCGAAAAAATGTTAAAACGTCTGGATTTACCTGCTCGGTTTAGAACTCGTGTCGTTTGGCTGGTACTCAACCACATGCGGTTTCATATGAATTTTAACAGTGTATTAGATGGACAGGGTCTGACGAGTTTGAAACACTGGGTGAGGGAAGAAGCTCGTTCCGGCTTGTTTCGTACAGCAGAAGAAATGCATGAAGCTTTTGACCAATTAGCTGTTCTTTGTGCTGCTGATGCTAAGGCTACTGGAAGGCAGTTTGGTCATGAGCATGAACGTGAAAAATTTTTACTGATTCTTGCCGATATCTTACAATCTATGCCTGTTCATTCGCGTGAATTGCGACTTGTTGTTGACGATATTTTTCAAGAAGAAACTGAGCGAAGGCTTATTGGCCCATGTCTCAAAGGATTGCTATTACGTGTTCAAGATGGAATGCTTTCAAATGAACGTCAAGAGTTAACAGTAGCGGCACGAAAATGGTTAAAAAAACATAAGCAATTGTAATTATTTTAGAAGGGACTAAGGAAATGATTAAATTAAGAAATTGGTTATGGTTTATTTGTTTTATCCTCATGATACAGCCCGTAGCGGCGGCAGCAGCTATTACGGCGCACTACGCAGTTGTTATGGATGCTTCTACAGGAAAAGTTTTATATGAGAAAAATGCTCACGAGCGTGCCTATCCGGCAAGTACGACGAAAATCATGACGCTCATTACGGCATTAGAAGAAAGCGATATACATGATGACTTATTAGTCAGTGCTGAGGCGGCAAATACGGAAGGTTCTAGTCTCGATTTGAGGACTGGAGAAAAAATGAGAGAAATCGATATGCTTTTTGGCATGATGCTTGTCTCAGGTAATGATGCAGCAGTAGCCATTGCTGAGCATATTTCAGGATCACCAGGGGATTTCGCAAAATTGATGACAGAGAAAGCTCACTTATTAGGGGCTACTGATACGCATTTTGCTAATCCTAATGGATTGCCTGATGACAATCACTATACAACAGCATATGATTTGGCTGTCATAGCGTCTCACGGCTATACTAATCCGTGGTTTCGCCGCATTATTCAGACGCGATCTTATTCAATGCCGGGTCATCAAGTTGAAAATACGAACAAACTTTTGACCCAGTATGATGGAGCCAATGGCGTTAAAACGGGGTGGACAGAATCGGCGGGGCGTTGTTTAGTTGCGGGAGCCAAACGAAATGGAGTGCAACTCATTGCCGTGGTTTTAAATAGCGAGGATATATGGGGAGAAGCAGCGACGTTACTTGATGCTGGTTTTGATCAGTTAGGCAAGTAGTCGCATGTACAATGATTAGATAAGCTGAATTTGATGAAATATTGCAGGTTCTTCGCTTGTTGTATAAAAACCCCCAGGATTTTTTTAGCGATATCGCGAAACATTGAGCAATGTAAGATGCAATTAAGGAGGCTTGTGATGTATTCATTTAACATGCTTGAAAACGAGAAAATTCTTAAAAAAGACCTATGTAATTTGGCCATTGAGGGAACCGTTCTGAATGGCGCTTTTTATTTGACAAATGAAAGGTTAGTTTTTGTTGGGTACTTGTTAGATCAAGCGCATAAGCATTTTACTGATCTATCGCTGGTTCATATTGATGAAGTACGTCGTGAAAAAACATTTCGTTTCATTCCAAATGTTCTTATTATTCATAGTATACAAGATGTGGAATGGAAACTGACTCTTTCAGGTCGTGATGACTGGTATGATGCGGTTCAGAAGCAACTTTCCGTAATCGAAAAATAACCTGTTAGAGGTTTGACGCCTATTTCGTATGCAATGCTAATGAAAGACATATACTATTAGCACGAAGGGAGTGAAGGCGGTGAAACTTCTAACAATTGGGTTTAAGGATTGTGATGAGGAAAATGACAAGCTAAAGAAAAAAATGGAAGATCTTTGTGAAAGCTTAGGATATAGTGGATATGTTGTTGTTATAGAGGATGTAGTCAAGGGCAGTTACCGATTTATTGGCTATTATGTCAATGAAGGAGAGTTGTCCTTTCGCAATTATGAACAAGTTAAAGGGCAGATAAAAAAAATGGCAGTGAAGCTTTTGGCAGATCATGTTGTGCGTGTAGAAGAAAAAAGGTTAATTAAACGGATGATTGAACGGGAGTATGTTTATTTTAGTGACAAGGAACGACAGCAGGTTTTTGAAAGTGTCGTGAGTCGTTATGACCATGATGTTGCCAATTGTACAGAGTTTAATCTTCCCACGCGGCGACAATATATTGCTGAAAAAATGCTGGATTATTTGGAAAATTCCCATGACATTGTTTTAGAGGGATTCATTAATTTTCGGTTGAAAGAATATCGGAAACATATGATGGAGGCTGTTGATAAGGCCGTAGATGATTTTATGATGGAACTGGAATACCAAGAATTTATCCGCGTGTTGCGTTATTTTGTCGATGTGCAGCAACCTAAAATGGAAGAAGTTCATGTGGTTATGATGGCGAGTGGCAATTTTAAAATTCTTGATTCGAAAGGTGAGGTGATTCGTAGTCGTTCCATTGAAAATGTGGATCGGGAAGGAATGAGTTATCAAGATCTTTTAATTAGCTCGCTCATTACGCTTGCACCCTATACGGTTATGCTGCATTTGATTCATCCAAGTATGTCTGAGGAGCTTATTATGACAATTAAAAGCGTCTTTGATGGTCGCGTGATTGTATGTGACGGTTGCGATCTGTGCCGCAACGTTTATGCCAATCAACTTCAGCCAAAGTCTTAATATAAAGTAAGATAGTTATACATTGACTTTCGTGTTCATTCGTTTTATAATTGAGAACAAATCCATAAACAAAAGTAATGCCGAGGATATGATAACAAACAAAGTAGCACCAGAGAATAGATGCCGTGGCTGTAAGCATTTTTGCTTTATGTTCGTTGTTACCCCCTCGAAACTGCTTCTTGGAAATTTGAGTATAAGAAGCCGGAGTAATTTTCGTTACTAAATTATGAGCTACGTCCATTTTCTTGGCGTAATCAGGGTGGAACCACGGGTATTTAACTCTCGTCCCTATTGGGATTGAGGGTTTTTTATTTTTTACTGTACTTTACAGGAGGAGTTAAAATGGCAAAGATTGAGCTTATTTTAAAAGATGGCAGTGTAAGGGAAGTGGAGTCAGGAACAAGCGTTCTTGCTGCAGCCCAGTCCATTAGCCGCAGTTTGGCTAAAGCAGCACTTGTTGCAAAACTGAATGGCACTTTTGTTGATTTGATGCACAATTTGACGGAAGGTGGAAAAATTGAGTTTTTTACTTTTGAAGATCAAGAAGGCAAGGACGCTCTGCGACATAGTGGTTCCCATTTGCTTGCTCAAGCTGTGAAACACTTGTTCTCTGATGTCAAGTTAGGCATTGGACCTGCTATTGCTAACGGATTTTACTATGATTTTGACACAGAACATACCTTTACACCTGATGATCTTGTGAAAATTCAAACTGAAATGGAAAAAATCGTAAAACAAAATCTGCCTATTGAGCGTAGTGATGTGAGTCGGAAAGAAGCTATTCAAGTATTTAAAGAACTTGGTGAGAACTATAAATTAGAACTTATTAATGATTTACCTGCTAATGCTCAGATTTCTATGTATCGCCAAGGTGATTTTGTTGATCTTTGTGCAGGCCCTCATGTGCCTTCCACAGGACGGCTAAAAGCGATAAAATTGCAAAGTTTGGCTGGCGCTTACTGGCGCGGCGATGAAAAACGTAAAATGCTGCAACGTATTTATGGTACGGCCTTTGAGAAAAAAGCCGATTTAGATGCTTATCTGACCATGCTTGAAGAGGCAGCTAAACGAGATCACCGCAAACTAGGCCGTGAATTAGACCTATTTAGCATTCAAGAAGAAGGTCCTGGGTTTCCTTTCATTCATCCCAACGGAATGGTTATTCGCAATGAACTCGAATCTTTCTGGCGGAAATTGCATATTGAATATGGTTATGAAGAAATCAAAACACCCATGATTTTGCATCAGTCACTTTGGCAGCAATCGGGTCATTGGGATCATTACCGCGAAAACATGTATTTTACCAAAATTGATGGCGAGGACTATGCAGTAAAACCCATGAACTGTCCAGGCGGCATCTTAGTTTACCGTACGCAGCAGCATAGTTATCGTGACTTGCCACTGAGAACATGCGAATTGGGTCAGGTTCACCGTCATGAACTGTCAGGTACCTTACACGGCTTGATGCGTGTAAGAAGCTTTACGCAAGATGATGCTCATATTTTTATGCTACCGTCACAAATTAAAACAGAGATTCAAAAGGTTATTGACCTTTTTGATACAGTTTATCGTGTCTTTGGATTGACTTACCATGCTGAACTGAGCACGCGTCCTGATGATGCTATGGGTTCAGACGAAGTTTGGGAGACAGCAACGAATGCGTTGCGTGAGGCACTGGAAGATCGCAAAATGACTTATAAAGTCAATGAAGGTGACGGCGCTTTCTATGGTCCTAAAATTGACTTCCATTTGACAGATTCCATTGGTCGGACTTGGCAATGTGGTACGATTCAGCTGGATATGCTTATGCCGGAAAAATTTGATTTAACCTATATTGGCGAAGACGGTCAGAAACATCGTCCTGTGATGATTCATCGTGTTGTCTATGGCAGCTTAGAGCGGTTTATGGGGATTTTGATTGAACATTATGCTGGAGCTTTTCCTGTATGGCTGGCGCCTGTGCAAGTCAAGATTCTGCCTATTACGGATCGTCAGGCAGGTTATGCGGCTGAACTCGCGCAAAAAATGCGCAAAGA
This genomic window from Pelorhabdus rhamnosifermentans contains:
- a CDS encoding D-alanyl-D-alanine carboxypeptidase family protein translates to MIKLRNWLWFICFILMIQPVAAAAAITAHYAVVMDASTGKVLYEKNAHERAYPASTTKIMTLITALEESDIHDDLLVSAEAANTEGSSLDLRTGEKMREIDMLFGMMLVSGNDAAVAIAEHISGSPGDFAKLMTEKAHLLGATDTHFANPNGLPDDNHYTTAYDLAVIASHGYTNPWFRRIIQTRSYSMPGHQVENTNKLLTQYDGANGVKTGWTESAGRCLVAGAKRNGVQLIAVVLNSEDIWGEAATLLDAGFDQLGK
- a CDS encoding GRAM domain-containing protein; translation: MYSFNMLENEKILKKDLCNLAIEGTVLNGAFYLTNERLVFVGYLLDQAHKHFTDLSLVHIDEVRREKTFRFIPNVLIIHSIQDVEWKLTLSGRDDWYDAVQKQLSVIEK
- the ytxC gene encoding putative sporulation protein YtxC; the encoded protein is MKLLTIGFKDCDEENDKLKKKMEDLCESLGYSGYVVVIEDVVKGSYRFIGYYVNEGELSFRNYEQVKGQIKKMAVKLLADHVVRVEEKRLIKRMIEREYVYFSDKERQQVFESVVSRYDHDVANCTEFNLPTRRQYIAEKMLDYLENSHDIVLEGFINFRLKEYRKHMMEAVDKAVDDFMMELEYQEFIRVLRYFVDVQQPKMEEVHVVMMASGNFKILDSKGEVIRSRSIENVDREGMSYQDLLISSLITLAPYTVMLHLIHPSMSEELIMTIKSVFDGRVIVCDGCDLCRNVYANQLQPKS
- the thrS gene encoding threonine--tRNA ligase; the encoded protein is MAKIELILKDGSVREVESGTSVLAAAQSISRSLAKAALVAKLNGTFVDLMHNLTEGGKIEFFTFEDQEGKDALRHSGSHLLAQAVKHLFSDVKLGIGPAIANGFYYDFDTEHTFTPDDLVKIQTEMEKIVKQNLPIERSDVSRKEAIQVFKELGENYKLELINDLPANAQISMYRQGDFVDLCAGPHVPSTGRLKAIKLQSLAGAYWRGDEKRKMLQRIYGTAFEKKADLDAYLTMLEEAAKRDHRKLGRELDLFSIQEEGPGFPFIHPNGMVIRNELESFWRKLHIEYGYEEIKTPMILHQSLWQQSGHWDHYRENMYFTKIDGEDYAVKPMNCPGGILVYRTQQHSYRDLPLRTCELGQVHRHELSGTLHGLMRVRSFTQDDAHIFMLPSQIKTEIQKVIDLFDTVYRVFGLTYHAELSTRPDDAMGSDEVWETATNALREALEDRKMTYKVNEGDGAFYGPKIDFHLTDSIGRTWQCGTIQLDMLMPEKFDLTYIGEDGQKHRPVMIHRVVYGSLERFMGILIEHYAGAFPVWLAPVQVKILPITDRQAGYAAELAQKMRKEGLRVTVDDRSEKIGYKIREAQLHKVPYMLVVGDKEMESGLVAVRKRGEGDIGAQDVATFTALVKQEIAEKKA